The Sparus aurata chromosome 10, fSpaAur1.1, whole genome shotgun sequence genome includes the window GGGGGTGCTAATCTCGTAAATGAGGGTAAAGTAGGCGTAAGCAGTGGCCGGTGAAGAAGCCAAgttaacaacagaagaagaacagatgaaAGAATGGCGGAAAATACGAAcaacgaaaaacaaatcaaagacccaCCCGCAATTTTCCACTCTAAAGTGTGGACCCACTTTGGCTTTCACGAGACAGATGACAGGAGAACACTGGTGCGGTCGTTATCGCCGTCAGCGTGGGGGGGGAGCGTTCGTCCATCCGTCCCCCGGCTCCTCACCGTCAGCCGTTGGACCGACGGACgcacggacgctcgtcaccgtcagccgggggggGCGGCGGCTTTTTTTTAACGAGAAGACCGTGGCAGCCCAttaacacccgctataaagcagctaacattgaaaatgagtatagcagcgcagcgccgctgttccatcGTCTGGAGAGGACCCTGAGAtggacacattaaagtgcatgaacatAAATAGCATGTCCTATgtaaaccaggacagtgctttctgatactgaaaagtcagtagcaacttattttatgtaaacttgggcccgttttagtttaacaacagctaaacaagataagaataacatacaaattaaataaaatattgggcacatttcagtatgcaaccaattatgtgcagagttatgttcacccatccagtacctgggaagtgggaacataaaagtgctttgggtcaacctggacacatcaaggcatattaaatttatagaaaatagaataaaataaatgcaatagatgcacaagacgtttttctttttcagtcacatatctTGATATATTGTTGATGAAATGTCTTGCAATCgaatattgcagatatcgtgTATCGTGATATCATCATTATCGAGGGCCAAATATCGTCACAGTATCGAATCGTGAGTTACCCGTATCGTCCCACCCCtaattaaaacattgtttttatatatgCAGGTGAGTTTACCGAGTACATATCAGTGAATATGTTAGTAGCTGTGATTCAGAGTGGATGGTTTCATATCAGGCTGTAAACGTGTCACTCTGACTAGTCAActtttcattagtttgataGAAAGATGTCACTCTGCCAGCAGTGTGAAGATACAGATGTGATCCCTGATTCAGGCTGTCAACACAGTGCATGGTGCAACAGAAGGCATGTGAGtgtcacacattttcacaaccacaacaacaaatcctttaaaaatagattttatttttcagttcaaGCATGTCACAGTTGAAATGTCTCCACATTGATGTTCATCAAAAACAGTTACTGCTATATTTCAGACATCATTCCCAAAACACATTGATTTAACAGATCTCCTGGTTTTCCCCTCGGACCACACTGCGCAGCCTCTTCCTGTGAAATAAGTGAGGTGAACCTCACTCTCTCCTCCGTTGCTGTAGACCTCTGTCTACCAATGGTCGATCTGTGCAGTCACGAGGCCAGACAAAACCAGGAAGACATGATAGTAAAAGCATGTGAAAAGTCAGCTATTTACTCATTTGGTTATTTGAActttttgcaataaaaaaatgttaactCCTCCCACCCAACAAAGAAGAGGCTCAATGTTATGCTGGAATCTGGTCGTCAGTGGTGCAAACACCAGTTTCTAAACTCACgtcagctactgttgctctctgttaacTGGGGGGAGAGGGgaactgagacgaggcacttgTGAACGTGAATATAGACACATCGTTTGGAACGGCAGAAAATAAACCAAAGTCCTTCATACGTAAATCCACAGTTCAtaagcattaaacaacttaaacaaatcacccataggcttgtataggcaaccaAGAAAGACATGGAAGACAAATGCTAAAATCTGCTCACTTATGGCCAATAAAAATTGactaatacatgtaaattgctacaaattgtcactcagagcccctttaaaggattgtgaaaaatacatttactgagtGGGACATTACATATGGCAAAATTAAAATTGTTAGTGCTCTCGAGTGGGACTCAAGCATAATGCACCCATATATAGGCCTCATAGATTCAAATATATACAGTAgcctacatacacacaaatacactcatTTGTCAGGGAAAGGCCAATGTGAGCTGATACTATAAAGTTCTGGCAGATTTTCACTTCGGCTCTATCAAACAGTATGTAAAAGTAATTATCAAAATTGTGTTCTCCTCTTCTCAGGATTCTGGTCTTCCTTAACAGCTATGTGACACAAAGAAGACATAAGGTCAGTTTTCCAGCAAATTGACAAAAGTTAAAAGCATTTCCCCTGCAAACAAGACGGAGACAGTAACTGAAAAAGTACCTTTTCGAAGTTTCCTGGCTTTCACAACCAGAACAATGATGACCAGTAGAAGGAGAACAGTCAGGGCACCCCGGATTATCACACTTATCAGCATTGCTATTCCATCACACTCTCCTACAAGAAAGTTAATATAGGCTCAACATTACTAACTAAATCTAGCTGAACTGTTTTTCCTAGAACTAATAGACAACTTTGACAATGAAAGAAATCTTTAGGAGAATCTTACTTTCACCCTCCCTGACATCATCATGTGGCTCATCGCTGCCTTttaataaaatagaaataacaTTCGTTTTGATTTTGaagaatgatttaaaaaaagacttccTTGCATACAGGATGTTGTTTTCAGACAATAAAAGTATTGTACAATATAAGCAGAAAAGAGCGAACTGAACAAAGAGaactaaaagagaaaaagacagtaATCTTACCATTAACCTTTAAATGTAAGGGAGTCAAAATTGGAGTGCCGTTTATGTAAAATCCACAGTAATACAGTCCAGAGTCAGATGAATCCACTTTTTTGATGTTGAGAAAGACAGTGGAGATGTtggatttcatttcaaatttccCTTTTTCATATCCATCACAGACTTTAATTCTGCCTCCATACCTAAACATAACAACAACGCAGCTGATCTTGGTCATGTTGACCAGTCTAGACCAGAATGTCATACTGTCatactttaaaatgttgttgcACTGCAGTGTGACTTCTTCACCAGGCTGAGCCTCCACAGTTTGATACTGAGAGACTGAGGCAGAGATCCagcctgaaacaaaaacagataacaaaaaaaaaaccgaacatgaacattttcctttggataaatgtttaaataagtgAACAGTAATTCATTCACCATACTCACCaatgctgcagagacacaaagctGCTATCAAAGGGAAGTTCTTCATGGTGAATGTTGCTGTTGCTCTGCAATGTCCGCAACTGAACTGTGCTCCAGTCAGGgtgcttttaacacaaagaggTGGGGTGTGTCTTAAGTTCCTTATCCTGTTCATCAAACTGACCACAAACCTGCTGTCAGGAAGAAAAGTGTTGCATCTGGACCACCCTCCAGAGAATTTCCATCCATCTGCCCTGCCTACTGGTTATAGTCCACCTCAGAGTTCCCTGACAATTTCCTCGAGCAGCGTCATCCTGCTTTCCAGTTCCACAGCTGCTCCTGCTTCTACACCTTTCAGAACCAAGGCCTGTAAGCTTACATATCAACTTTTACTCCTTGACTCATACACAAATGTGTCCAGACAAAGCCTGATGGTCTAAGATGGGCAGAGAGTACCACAAAAGGGGAGTGGCTGTTCTATTTCATTGAATATATTATGCAACCCTAGAATGGCATAAGGAAAATGAGTGCTGATTCAAATATTAAGGCTCAAGGAGCACACACTTCTATACACAGAAGGACACACTCAAAAGAGgaacaaagattcacacagctTGGGCACATTGTATTGATGGTGCCATAAAACAGCATGAATAGAATGTTTGACTGGACACCAGCAAGGAACTTAAGCTGAGCTGTTAATTCCTGGCAGTATTTTGCACTCTAACTGGATGATATAATTTTTTACCAGTGGGAATGTGTGCAGTAGTTCTGGTAGGATGAAATATTGAGAGCAGCTTGGGGTAGCTTGGTCTGGGGGtgtatttcaagccaaaccgACACTAGTGAATGAGACTATTGTTGGAATATTAAACACATACTACAGGCAGCAGTTTGTCTCTATGATCCTCTCACTCTTCTGTGACTACATGTTTGTCCTAGTTACTTTGATAATAAAAGTGACACTGCTTTGTAGAATATGCAGACTACAATACAGTATCAAGTATATTTACGTTATCATTTACAGAATATGATAAAGCAAAGAGTGCACACTgtgctgtctcttcctgtcaAACAAGTGATGTGTGCCTCACTTACTGCTCCACTATTGCAGACCTTCATCTATCTCTCACTGTAAGACAACCTGGGCAGTCATCATCGTCCTTACTGCATCCTCCATCAAAACATACCAGTGGTAGGAAGACACTTACAAATGGATGAACACATGATCTTTATTGCATAAGAAAACAGTTTGGCTAGAATGGTAACGGCTCTTACCAACATGGCATACAAAAGCTCATAGCATTTTCATATAGCGTCAGTTACAGTTGCCTCCAAAGTCTATCTGGTTGAAGCATAGATAACATTTGGCTCCTGATGTCTTCGTTTCGCTCTCGGTTGAATTCTCACTGCTGCGTAGTTCAGGTCATCACCAAGAATACAGTCTTAATACGATGACTCAAATATAACCCATTCCAAATTAATTTTAGTTACAAATAGTACAATGTTCTTAGTGAGACTCCCTTACAGACCTTATTTTTGCTTCCATGACTAAACATAACAACAACGCAGCTGATCTTGGTTCTGTTGACCAGTCTGGACCAGAATGTTTGAGTCATATTTTGTAATGGTGCACGGCAGCGTGACTTCTTCACCAGGCTGAGCCTCCACAGTTTGATACTGAGGCTACGTTTACACAATGACGGTTTGAACAGAAGACGCAAAAGTGGCGTtgtgtcttcactttttatttccCATTTAGACAAGCGTTTTCGGGAGGAAATCTGCATGCATACGGTGACGCAAAAGTGTGTGGAATTCGATTGGGTGTGCATGCCAGGCAGCTAGGGTCTCATCCAAAGCCGCCTGGGTCGCCTCCGACGAATTGGTGCATCCAAAATTTGATAGAGGTAATTACAGATCCTTCTCTGTTCAGTAAGACTATCTGTACATATCCTGTACATTTCGTGGAAAGACTCCTGTACGTTTATTAGAAGGTCTGATGCATGGAAATAATccgacatgtttgtttatttccctgtaCTGGCGCATGTATGTGGTATAAACGCGTATGCAACGTGAGCAGATCTGAGCAGAGTTTTGCGTTTTGCCAGTGTACACGGAAACGCTGCGGCGGAGCATATTCAACTTTTCCACTCTGATGGTTTCAGATTTTTGCGTTTTCAAGCCCCAAAAACGCAGTCACCGTGTAAACGAAAGGCACTTCCGATAAAATATTTTGTCGCTTTTACCCGCAAGCGTCCTCGTGTAAATGGGTCTGA containing:
- the LOC115588952 gene encoding uncharacterized protein LOC115588952 isoform X2, producing the protein MNRIRNLRHTPPLCVKSTLTGAQFSCGHCRATATFTMKNFPLIAALCLCSIGWISASVSQYQTVEAQPGEEVTLQCNNILKYDSMTFWSRLVNMTKISCVVVMFRYGGRIKVCDGYEKGKFEMKSNISTVFLNIKKVDSSDSGLYYCGFYINGTPILTPLHLKVNGECDGIAMLISVIIRGALTVLLLLVIIVLVVKARKLRKAVKEDQNPEKRRDRPLVDRGLQQRRRE
- the LOC115588952 gene encoding uncharacterized protein LOC115588952 isoform X1 — translated: MNRIRNLRHTPPLCVKSTLTGAQFSCGHCRATATFTMKNFPLIAALCLCSIGWISASVSQYQTVEAQPGEEVTLQCNNILKYDSMTFWSRLVNMTKISCVVVMFRYGGRIKVCDGYEKGKFEMKSNISTVFLNIKKVDSSDSGLYYCGFYINGTPILTPLHLKVNGSDEPHDDVREGERECDGIAMLISVIIRGALTVLLLLVIIVLVVKARKLRKAVKEDQNPEKRRDRPLVDRGLQQRRRE
- the LOC115588952 gene encoding uncharacterized protein LOC115588952 isoform X3 codes for the protein MKNFTLIAALSLCSISWISASVSQYQTVEAQPGEEVTLQCNNILKYDSMTFWSRLVNMTKISCVVVMFRYGGRIKVCDGYEKGKFEMKSNISTVFLNIKKVDSSDSGLYYCGFYINGTPILTPLHLKVNGSDEPHDDVREGERECDGIAMLISVIIRGALTVLLLLVIIVLVVKARKLRKAVKEDQNPEKRRDRPLVDRGLQQRRRE